DNA from Microbacterium foliorum:
ATCGCGACGCACTCACCACGGGCCACAGTCAGCGACACCCCGTCGACGACCGGAGCACCGCCGAAGTCGATGCGGAGCCCCTCCAGCTCCAGCGCGGCCGTCACGAGGCACGCCCGTCCGCGCGGGCGCGCAGCACCCTGCCGACCACCGTCGCCGAGATCACCGTGAGGGTGATGGCGATGCCGGGGAACACGGCGATCCACCACGCCTGGCCGAGCACGTTCCGCCCGCCCGCGAGCATCAGACCCCATTCCGGCGTGGGCTCCGACGGTCCGAGTCCGAGAAAGCTGAGTCCGGCGGCGGCGAGGATGCTCGAGCCGATGCCGATCGTCGCGAGCACGCTCAGCGACCCGAGCACCCCGGGCATCACATGCCGGAGGAACGCTGCGACAGGCGGAACCCCGAGGATGCGCGCGGCCTCGACATGCTCAGCTCGACGGAGGGTGCGCGTCTGCACGCGCGCGAGCCGGATGTACACGGGCACGGCCGCGAGTGTCACGGCGATGGCGATGTTGACCGGTCCCGGTCCGAGGACCGCCACGACCACGAGCGCCACCAGGAACTCGGGGAACGCCATGAGCACGTCGTTGACCCGCATCAGCGCCGCGTCGACGGCGCGGGGAGCGAGCGCGGCGAGCGCGCCGACGAGCAGCCCCACCGCCAGCGCGATGCCCGTCGCGAGCAGGCCGATGCCCACCGAGCGACCCGTCCCGTACACGAGCCGTGAGTAGACGTCGCGCCCGCTCTGATCGGTGCCGAGCAGATGCGCGGGGCTCGGGGGGAGCATGGCGGCCCGCACCTCCGTCTGCAGCGGGTCGTGCGTGGCGAGCACCCCGGGGAACACGGCGGCGAAGGCGATCACCAGCAGCACGACCGAGGCCCCCCACACCAGTGCCGTCTGCGCGCGCGTCATCGGTCCCTCCCCCGTGCGGTGCGCAGCCGCGGGTCGAGGAGCGGATGCAGCAGCTCGACCACGAGGTTGACGACGACGAAGACGATCGCACTGAACAGGATGACGCCCGTGATCACCGGCAGGTCGCGATTGCTGATGGCGGCGAGCGTGACACGGCCGAGTCCCGACCTCGCGAAGACGGTCTCGACCAGCACGGCGCCGCCCAGGACGGAGCCGGTCAGGTACGCCGCGAGGGTCATCGCGTTCGCCGCACCGTGTCGGAGCCCGTGACGCAGCGTGAACCACGAGCCCCCGGCGCCGCGCGCCCGCACGGTGTCGGCGAACGGCATCCGCTCCGCCTGGACCAGTCCGTCGCGCAGCACCTGGCTGAGCAGCGCGGCGACGGGCAGCGCGAGCGTGACGGCCGGCAGCACGATGGTCGCCGGGTTGCGCGCCCCCGAGACAGGGAACCACCCCAGCCCGAACGCGAAGACGCTCAGCAGCAGGAGACCGATCCAGAACACCGGCGACGACAGGATCACGAGCTCGATCCCCGCCGCGACGGCGCGCGCCACCTGCCCCCGCACGAGCAGTGCCGCGGCGAGCGCGAGCACCACGGCGATCACGAGCGCCAGCGCAGAGAGCTGCAGAGTCGAGCCGAGCTGGCGACCGATCACCTCCGTGACCGGCATCCGCAGCTGGTAGGACTCGCCGAGGTCGCCACGGGCGAGCTGCGAGATGAACGAGAGGTACTGCTCCAGTGGCGGGCGGTCGAGACCGAGCTCCGCGCGGATGCCGTCTTTCACGGCGTCGCTGACCTGAGCCTGGGGCCCGAGCATCACCGACACCGGGTCGCCGGGGATGACCCGGAACGCGAGGAAGACCAGGGTGGCGGCACCCCACAGCACGATCACGACCGTGCCTGCGAGTCCCGCGATCCTCACGAGCGCCGTCTTCACCGTTCGCGCCCTCTCGACGATGCCCGAGCACCCCTGCGCGCGCGCTCGCTCACGAACGATACCGCAGCGTCACAGGGGCCCGGGGTTCCGGCGGTCAGCGGACGCTGACGTCGTAGAACAGGGGGCGCCCGTACAGGTCGTACGCTAGGCCGTCGATCCGCTCTCCCACGGCCGTGATGGCGGAGGGGCTGTAGAGCGGGACGATCGCCGTGTAGTCCGCGTTCCACTCCTGCACCTGCGTGTAGATATCGTCACGGACCGTCTGATCGCTGGACGCAACCGCCTGTTCGAGCAGGGAATCGACGTTCGGGTCGGTGACCTGCGACGCGTTCTGGAACCCGTCCGTGTGCAGGTGCGCACGCAGGAAGTCCGGATCGACACCCGAGAAGCCCCAGTCGGTGAGGTCGAAGGTCTTCGGCTCGTACTGCTCGTTGTACGCACCGGGATCGAGCTCTTCGCGCACCACCTCGAAGCCGATCTTCTTGAGGTCGGACTGGATCGCGTTGGCGAGCGCCGCCCGGTCGTCCGGCACGGGCGTCCACGCGATCCATCGCACGGACAGCCGCTTGCCGTCCTTCATACGGATGCCGTCGCCGTCGCGCGCGGTCCAGCCGGCCTCGTCGAGAAGCGCGCCCGCCGCGTCGGGGTCGAACGG
Protein-coding regions in this window:
- a CDS encoding ABC transporter permease, whose amino-acid sequence is MTRAQTALVWGASVVLLVIAFAAVFPGVLATHDPLQTEVRAAMLPPSPAHLLGTDQSGRDVYSRLVYGTGRSVGIGLLATGIALAVGLLVGALAALAPRAVDAALMRVNDVLMAFPEFLVALVVVAVLGPGPVNIAIAVTLAAVPVYIRLARVQTRTLRRAEHVEAARILGVPPVAAFLRHVMPGVLGSLSVLATIGIGSSILAAAGLSFLGLGPSEPTPEWGLMLAGGRNVLGQAWWIAVFPGIAITLTVISATVVGRVLRARADGRAS
- a CDS encoding ABC transporter permease encodes the protein MRIAGLAGTVVIVLWGAATLVFLAFRVIPGDPVSVMLGPQAQVSDAVKDGIRAELGLDRPPLEQYLSFISQLARGDLGESYQLRMPVTEVIGRQLGSTLQLSALALVIAVVLALAAALLVRGQVARAVAAGIELVILSSPVFWIGLLLLSVFAFGLGWFPVSGARNPATIVLPAVTLALPVAALLSQVLRDGLVQAERMPFADTVRARGAGGSWFTLRHGLRHGAANAMTLAAYLTGSVLGGAVLVETVFARSGLGRVTLAAISNRDLPVITGVILFSAIVFVVVNLVVELLHPLLDPRLRTARGRDR